atgatgcttagtttgcccatatcttctatttttgggcttgagttgaagcttgaacttgtatttgggcttgggcttgacctttttctatcatgggctttggcctcttccatcactagtactgctagtaagtCTAGTACTGCTAGTCCTACTAGTACTACCAGTAATACTAGACTGCTAGTAATTCTAGTATTGCTAGTACTTCTAGTCCTACTAGGACTGCTAGTTATACTAGTActattagtaatactagtattactagtactgctagtaatactagtactgctaataatacatgtactgctagtaataccaGTACTGCAAGTCCTACTAGTAgcactagtaatactagtattgctaCTGCTGTTTGTCCTacaagtactgctagtaatactagtactgctactaaaaatagtactgttagtaatactaatgctcctagtaatactactactgctagtaatactaatattaCAAGTATTGCTAGTAacactagtactgctagtaatagtagtactgctagtaatactagtattgctagAAATTCTAGTAGTTCTGGGAATACTAATACTGCTcataatactagtactgctagtaatactagtcttgttagtaatactagtactactagtactGGTAGGAACACAagtactactagtaatactagtactactagtaatactagtacttctagtaatactagtacttatagtaatactaataatacttgtagtgctagtaatactagtacgtcaagtaatactagtacttctaGTTCTTctaataatactagtactgcaattaatactagtattgctagtaatactagtattgttagtaatactagtactgctagtaatactagtactgctagaaattctagtactgctagtaatactagtacttctactaatactagtaataatagtactgctagtaatactagtactcctagtaatactagtacactagtaatactagtaatactagtactgctagtcatactagtactgctagaaaTTCTAAGACTTCTAGTAATACTGGTACTGCTAAGAATACTAGTATtggtagtaatactagtacttctaTTCATACTAGTACTGCTTGTAATtttagtactgctagtaatactagtactgctagtaatactagtaatattagtactgctagtaatactagtgctgctagtaatactagtgttgctagtaatactagtaatattagtactgctagtaatactagtaatactagtactgctagtaatactagtactgctattacttctagtaatactagtaataattgtaataatagTACAGCTAGTAATACAAGATCTTTTAGTAATATGTGTACTTCTAGTAATACTTGTACAAATAGTACTACTAGTACTGCAAGTAGTACTAGTACTACTAATCCTATTAGTACTGCTTGTAATACTAGTAATGGTAGTCCTACTTGTATAGCTAGTAATACTTGTATttctagtactgctagtactactagtaatgGTAGTACTACGAGTACTGGAAGTGCTACtagttgaagatggttgctgccccttcaagattgtgtttaatgaagacttctatgtacatttcatgtgtattttgctttgctttaagtgtgtcttaggtagtgcttagaggttgtctaagagttgGCTTTTTGTTGAGTAagtcacctcataaccactagccatgtgataagaacaagcataagttttcttaaactgtttttcacatgttttacaaaaaacacgtttactgcataaaaataaatctgttcttttctaaataaatagattcgtttttacactgatgccttggctaagtcttgtaaaaattagattttgtgcatcatattttgactaagtcttctatctttcTAAACGACTGTGTTTAAATAGCTAAGCTTTTCTGTTTTcctttagaaaaataaatctgttcatctgtaaatgaatagattctttttgtctctggtgccatgtcaagcttaaacgattttcagttttatctcagcaccagaattgatgtgaatgtaactacaagaacacatgattcttgacattcttaggagcaacttgagctggatttgaaaggcactttactttagaattggatcaatgttctaattcaagaactcaccaaaacttagcaccaaccaagactcatatggaagtccatgtattgtcaaattgaatcaaacacaaggaatgaagaacaaggaagataaaccgaacagaaatgaaaagaaaagctactgaaccgaatagaataaatggaaaccaagttgaaaa
This Phaseolus vulgaris cultivar G19833 unplaced genomic scaffold, P. vulgaris v2.0 scaffold_359, whole genome shotgun sequence DNA region includes the following protein-coding sequences:
- the LOC137817624 gene encoding uncharacterized protein codes for the protein TASNSSIASTSSPTRTASYTSTISNTSITSTASNTSTANNTCTASNTSTASPTSSTSNTSIATAVCPTSTASNTSTATKNSTVSNTNAPSNTTTASNTNITSIASNTSTASNSSTASNTSIARNSSSSGNTNTAHNTSTASNTSLVSNTSTTSTGRNTSTTSNTSTTSNTSTSSNTSTYSNTNNTCSASNTSTSSNTSTSSSSNNTSTAINTSIASNTSIYTSNTSNTSTASHTSTARNSKTSSNTGTAKNTSIGSNTSTSIHTSTACNFSTASNTSTASNTSNISTATSNTRSFSNMCTSSNTCTNSTTSTASSTSTTNPISTACNTSNGSPTCIASNTCISSTASTTSNGSTTSTGSATS